The following coding sequences lie in one Caproicibacterium argilliputei genomic window:
- the murB gene encoding UDP-N-acetylmuramate dehydrogenase has translation MEKIEALKRTAENAGCLVLKEEPMSRHTTFQIGGPADLYIAVKDIIALKDIVRTASSLNIPLMVLGNGSNVLVSDEGVRGAVLSLTGDFRRITLADPTTVSCGSGATLAGLCKFAQRNGLTGLEFAWGIPGSVGGAAFMNAGAYEGQFSDVLISTTHVTSTGKTDSLLGPEMEMDYRKSAYQKNGSILTSIVARLEPGNPEQIAMQMEDYFNRRKAKQPLEMPSAGSIFKRPDGAYAGTLIEQCGLKGAQVGGAMVSEKHAGFIVNAGDATCSDVLALIEKIQETVFKQAGVRLECEVRPVS, from the coding sequence ATGGAAAAAATTGAGGCCCTGAAAAGAACGGCGGAAAATGCCGGCTGCCTGGTGCTGAAAGAGGAACCGATGAGCCGGCACACAACCTTTCAGATCGGCGGTCCTGCGGATCTTTATATTGCCGTTAAAGATATTATTGCCCTAAAGGACATTGTCCGCACGGCGTCTTCGCTCAATATCCCGCTGATGGTGCTGGGAAACGGAAGCAACGTGCTGGTCAGCGACGAGGGCGTTCGCGGCGCGGTGCTTTCACTGACAGGAGATTTCCGCCGCATCACGCTGGCAGACCCCACAACGGTTTCCTGCGGTTCCGGCGCCACATTGGCGGGACTGTGCAAGTTTGCACAGCGCAATGGGCTGACCGGTCTGGAATTTGCATGGGGGATTCCCGGCAGTGTGGGCGGCGCGGCGTTTATGAATGCAGGTGCTTATGAGGGGCAGTTCAGCGACGTGTTGATTTCTACCACGCACGTAACCAGCACCGGCAAGACCGATTCGCTGCTCGGGCCGGAGATGGAGATGGATTACCGTAAGAGCGCCTATCAGAAGAACGGCAGTATCCTGACTTCCATTGTGGCGCGTCTGGAGCCGGGCAATCCGGAACAGATCGCCATGCAGATGGAGGACTACTTTAACCGCCGCAAGGCGAAGCAGCCGTTGGAAATGCCCAGTGCCGGCAGCATTTTCAAGCGTCCGGACGGCGCTTACGCTGGTACATTGATTGAGCAATGCGGTTTGAAAGGCGCCCAGGTCGGCGGCGCGATGGTCAGTGAAAAGCACGCGGGTTTTATTGTGAATGCCGGAGACGCTACCTGCAGTGATGTGCTGGCTTTGATTGAAAAGATTCAGGAAACCGTATTCAAGCAGGCCGGCGTGCGGCTGGAGTGCGAGGTGCGTCCGGTTTCGTAA
- the rapZ gene encoding RNase adapter RapZ, which yields MDFIIVTGLSGAGKSRAVHALEDIGFYCMDNIPPKLIPAFYDLCTQAKDTLSRVAVVTDIRGGGMFSTLLDTLEDLRIANKTYKILFLDASNPVLINRFKETRRRHPLCEGATGLEQAVRLEREILRPVRELADYVIDTSLLSPAQLKERLSTLFLGDVTSALQIHCMSFGFKFGMATEADLVFDVRCLPNPYYIEELRHQTGLDAPVHDYVLKWDQTKGFVTRLLDLLDYMIPLYCDEGKSQLVVAIGCTGGHHRSVTIAQLLYEHLIEKGYRASVNHRDIQKN from the coding sequence ATGGATTTTATTATTGTTACCGGGCTTTCGGGTGCGGGAAAATCCCGTGCGGTTCATGCGCTGGAGGATATTGGCTTTTACTGTATGGACAACATTCCGCCCAAGCTGATTCCTGCGTTTTATGACCTTTGCACGCAGGCAAAGGATACTTTATCCCGTGTGGCGGTGGTCACGGATATTCGCGGCGGCGGGATGTTTTCGACCCTTTTGGATACGCTGGAGGATCTGCGGATTGCGAATAAGACCTACAAAATTCTATTTTTGGACGCCAGCAATCCCGTACTGATTAACCGCTTTAAAGAAACGCGCCGCCGCCACCCGCTTTGCGAGGGTGCGACCGGTTTGGAGCAGGCAGTTCGCCTGGAACGGGAGATTCTTCGCCCGGTGCGGGAATTGGCAGACTATGTCATTGACACCTCGTTGCTTTCACCGGCGCAGCTGAAAGAGCGCCTTTCCACACTGTTTCTGGGGGATGTGACCTCGGCTCTGCAGATTCACTGTATGTCGTTTGGCTTTAAGTTCGGCATGGCAACGGAGGCGGATTTGGTTTTTGATGTGCGCTGCCTGCCGAATCCTTACTACATTGAAGAGTTGCGCCATCAGACGGGGTTGGACGCGCCCGTGCATGATTATGTGCTCAAGTGGGACCAGACCAAGGGCTTTGTGACGCGGTTGCTGGATTTGCTCGATTATATGATTCCACTGTACTGTGATGAAGGCAAAAGTCAGCTGGTGGTGGCAATCGGCTGCACTGGTGGGCATCATCGTTCAGTAACGATTGCGCAGCTGCTGTACGAACATTTGATTGAAAAAGGGTACCGTGCCAGCGTCAATCACCGCGACATCCAAAAAAACT